The genomic segment GCTGAACGTGACCCAGGCTGCCGTCAGCCATCAGGTCAAGCTCCTGGAACAGCGGCTGGGCGTGGTGCTGTTCAAGCGCCTGCCGCGGGGCCTGATGATTACCGCCGAAGGCGAGGCGCTGCTGCCGGTACTGGGCGATGCCTTCGACCGCATGGCCGAGATGCTGGGGCGCCTGGAGGGCGGCCAGGTCAGGGAGATCATGATGGTTGGCGCGGTGGGTACCTTTGCGGTGGGCTGGCTGCTGCCACGTCTGGCCGAGTTCCAGGCACGCCACCCGCTTATCGATGTGCGCCTCTCGACCCACAACAATCGGGTCGACATGGCCGCCGAGGGGTTGGATTTCGCCATTCGTTTCGGCGACGGCGCCTGGTACGGCTGCGATGCCGAGCCGCTGTTCGAGGCGCCGCTATCGCCCCTCTGCACACCGAGAGTCGCGGCAACGCTGGGCGCCCCTGACGACCTGATCCAGCACACCCTGCTGCGCTCCTATCGCGAGAACGAGTGGCCCAGCTGGTTTGCCGCGGCGGGCATCCCCCACCCACCACCGCTGGTGAGAGGCATCACCTTCGATTCCTCCCTGGCGATGATGGAGGCGGCCACCCAAGGCGCGGGCGTGGCACTGGCACCGCCGCGGATGTTCGAGCGCCAACTGGCAACGGCCAGCATCGTTCAGCCATTTGCGACCACCACGTCACTGGGCCGCTACTGGCTGACACGTCAGATATCCCGCGCCCCCAGCGCGGCAATGGCGACCTTCCGGGACTGGCTTCAGGATGCCGTGCATCAGGCCTATGGCGAGGCGGCCTGACCTTCGCTCGCCGACTTGTCGTAATACCTAGCCCGTCAACACCTGCGCCAGCTCGTGCCGATAGGCGGCTGCGTGCTGCGCCGGGTCGGCAGGAAAACGGCCAAGCGCCACCGCCAGCTCGAAGAAGCCCTGCCGCGGCAGATCGCCTCGGCGGCTGACCACCAGCGCCGCGATCAGCGGGCGACCGGCAGCCACGTCCTCGTGCATCAGGGCCTCCAGCGCCCGGGCAACGCGCTGGATGGTCCCCGGCGGCGTCAATCCCAGGGCCTCGGCGGCCTGCTGGTAGGTGATCGGCACGGCCTCGCTCGGCAGCTGGGTAAGCAGCGCGCGTAAGCGCGGCGCCAGCGTGGCTTCCTCGGTGGACATGTGTCTCGGCTCCAGGTCACGACAGGGTGGTCACCGCCGCTTGTCTCACAGCGGCAGATGCAGGATGGCGCCGCGCAGGCCGCGTTCATCGGCCCATAGCTTGCCCAGGGTGATGGGCAGGCGGAAGCGCCGCTTGCCGGCGGCACCGGGGTTGAACAGCAGCCGGTCATCCCGCCACTGGTTGCGCGGTTTATGGGAGTGGCCGTGGAGCACGGCGTCGCAGGGCGTGGCGGGGTCGAACGCCTCGAGGATATGCACCAGATGCAGGCGCCAGCCGTTGACGCTGAGGCCCAGCGTCGTCGGCAGTGCCTCGGCCCAGGGCGCGGTGTCGATATTGCCGCGCACCGTGGCCAGCGGGGCGAGCTCCCCCAGTCGTTCGAGGATGGCGGCGTCTTCTTCCCTGCTACCCACGTCGCCGAGGTGCAGAATCACGCCACAGCCTTCGAGCATCGCCAACGCCTCGGGACGCAGCAAGCCGTGGGTGTCGCTGATCACCCCGATGGGCCGTGCGCTGCTGATGGCCTGCATGATCGCCTCCTTCTTACCCTTCCGGTAGCCCCGCTACCTGCCCAGTGGTGCAATGCACAATATGTCGTTTTACTACAACGAGGCGTGCGGCTAATGGCGCTTTGTGCAGTGCATGATCCTGACCCATAGTGAAATCACGGTTCAGGACAGAGTATCGCTACCTCGATCCACTGACCTGACCCCAGCTACCAACTGAGCGCCATGCCTTATTTGATCCAGGCGCCAGAGCGAAGGTCTTGGAACGCTTGTGAACCTGTCGCAGTTGCAGCATTGGGCGCTTACCCGGCCCGGCATGAGTAGCTAAGGCACCAGAACGCCATCGTCGATGGCAACCCCAAGACGGGATGCTCCCGGGGGATGATGACCTTACACGAGGATGTAACCATGAACTGCACCCAACTGACCCAGCAAGCCGACGCCATTGCCAACACCTTCAGCAAGCTCGACCTTGCCAAGCTGGTGGTTGCCCTTAAGGGCAACGGCGAGTCCCTGCAGCATGCCGTCGAGGTGCTCGACACCATCGACGCCTGCCAGGGCTACACCCTCGACCAGGCCTGGGATGAAGTGCGCACCGGCGAGGCCCGCCTGCTGGCCGCCAGCGACGACTGACACTCCCTTACCGAGTCTCTCTTAGCATCAGCCTGCCCCCTCCTCGGAGGGGGCGTTTTCATTTCCCCCTTCACTTCCCGCCACTAAGGCCCTGCCAGTCTTCACGGTCAAGCTCGGGCTTCTCGGCGCGGAAGCGCGCATACAGCTCGATACCACGAGCGTCTTCCAACACTTCTACCTCTACGCCTTTGCTGCGCAGCAAGGCTTCGGTGCCCGAGGCATTGGTGACATCGCCCACCACCACCCGGTCAAAGCCGCGCATATGCACCAGGGTCGCGCAGATCTCGCAGGGGCTAAGCGAGGTAAATAGCGTGGTGCGGCTGAAGTCGATGCGGCCGGCATCGCGGATCGCCGAGGTCTCGCCGTGGTGATAGGGGTGGTTCTCCTGCACCAGGGTGTTGTGGCCCTTGCCGAGAATCCGCCGCGTGGCGTTGTCGATGATCACCGCCCCAATCGGGCAGCCGCCCTCGTCATAGCTCTTCTGCGCCAGCAGCACCGCGATACGCATCATGTCGGCGTCGCTCAGGCGCTGGGCGAAAGGCTCATCCATCAACGCCGGCAGGCTGGCCGTTGGCATATGCGCAATGGCGCTGAGTGCGGCGTCCGAGAGCTCCGCGTTTGCGTTGAGTAGCGTTTCCATCACATCTCCCAATAATCGAATAGCCACCCCGCCCGCGGGCCTGGGTGCCTATCAGGCTACTACATGCGCGGAGACGCGGCATGCGGCAGCCATTTTTCCCTGAAGGGAAAAACATGTCGTCCCATCGCGCTTTCCTTGCAATATGTCCCTATTGGGAAAATCATCGTTGATCGTGTGATTGCACGAACCGCCCAACGCAGCGCCACTCCGCCTGCCCCAGCCAAGAGACCTCCATGCGCAAGATTCTGCTCGTCGACAACGGCTCACTGCGCCCCCAGGCCGCCCTCAACCTGCGTCGCCTGGCCGATGAACTCAGCCAGGCCAGCGGCGAGGCCGTCGAGGCCGCCTCGCTGCTGCACTCCTACAAGATCCCCCCCGAGCAGCTCGGCGGCCGCAAGGCGGTATCGATGGGCCCGCTGGCCGAGCAGGCCGCCGCCCAGGGCGTCACCGAGCTGGTGATCGTGCCGTTCTTCTTCGGCCCCAGCCAGGCGTTGACCCGCTACCTGCCGGAGCGCCTGGCCGAGGTACAGGCCAGCCACCCCAAACTGAGCATCAAGGTGGCGCTGCCGCTGGTCGACAGCCAGGCGCCACTGGACCTGCGCTTGGCCCAGGTATTGGCGGACAACGTGCGCGAGCGTATGCCGGGCCTGGCACGACCCAAGGTGGTGCTGGTCGATCACGGCAGCCCGATTCCCGAGGTCACGGCGGTGCGCAACTACCTCGCCGGCCAGCTCAGCGTACTGCTCGCCGAGGAGGCCAGCTGCGTCACCTTTGCCTCCATGGAGCGCCGCGACGGCGACGCCTACCGCTTCAACGAGCCACTGCTGGAGACCCTGCTGGCCTCTCCCGCCATGGCCCAGGGCGACGTGATCCTGGCCATGCTGTTTCTCTCCCCCGGGCGCCACGCCGGCGAGGGCGGCGACATCGCCGAGATCTGCGAGCAGGCGATGGCTCACGCCCCCGCGCTCAACGTCACCACCACGCGTTTGGTGGGTGAGCACGACGGCATCATGGAGATCCTCGCTACCCGTCTGCAGCAGGGCCTGGCAGGCGAGCCGCTGCTGCTGGAGATGACGCCCTCTGCCTCGGCTTCATCCCGGCCCGTCTGATTTAAGCCTGAGCCGACAAATTCACATCCAGTGCCGGCGGGCCGAGCACTGGAAGGCGCGGGGCGCCTACTTCATCTCGAAGCCGCGCTTGACCAGGAACTCTCGCATATGCGGGCGCAGCTTGGTGTCGAACAGCGGCGACAGGTTGCGTGACCAGTCGGTGTCCTTTTTGCCGCCGCTACGCTCGCTGTAGTAGCGGTTCATGGTGGCGTCGAAGGCCGCGACCTGGCCATCCTCCTCACGGTAGGTGTTCTCCATCAGGATCGCTTCCACCGGCAGGCGCGGCTTGACGTCGGGGTCCTGGGCCGGGTAGCCGAGGCACAGCCCGAACACCGGATAGACGTGATCCGGCAACTCGAGCAGCTCGCTGATCTGCTGGGGGTTGTTGCGAAGGCCGCCGATGTAGCAGATACCCAGCCCCTCGGACTCGGCAGCCACGACCACGTTCTGGGCCATCAGGGCGGCATCGATGCTGGCCACCAGCAGTTGCTCGGTCATGCCCCGCACGACCTTGGCGCCGGTGCGCTCGGAGGCCTCGGTGGGGCGCTTCATATCGGCACAAAGTACCAGGAAATCCGAACAGCTGGCGATATAGCCCTGGCCACCGGCCAGCTCGGCGATCATCTCGCGCTTGGCCGGATCCGTGACATGGATGACGCTATACGCCTGCACGTGATTCGAGGTCGCCGCCGCCTGGCCGGCCCTGATCAGCTCCAGCAGCAGCTCGCGGGGAATCTTCTGATCAGTGAACTTGCGGATCGAGCGATGGGACTTCAGCAATTCGATGGTGGGATTCATGGGGCCTCGCTAAACGTTGCGTTGCTAACGGGTCAAATCGATAACTGCCAAGATACCACCCACACCTCCGCTCTGGCATGCTCCCAGTGCCGGCCTCGGCGGCAAGTACCCCGAGGCGGTAGTCATCATTTGCTGGCAACGCCCCCGTTTCAGGAGCAGGGATTCCGATGAATATTCGTACGCTGGAGACCTTTGTCTGGATTGCCCGGCTGGGCAGTTTTCGAGCAGCTGCCAAGCGCTTGTACGCTTCCCAGCCATCGGTATCGGCACGCATTGCGGGGCTCGAGGATCAGCTCGGCGTGGAGCTATTCGACCGCATAGGCAGGCACGTGAAACTGACGGCCAAGGGGCGCGAGCTGCTGGTATATGCCGAGAAGATGTTGAACCTGCATAGCGAGATGCTACAGGTGGTGGCTACGCCAACGGCCATCCACGGCACCATTCGCCTGGGCGTATCGGAAACCATCGCTCATACCTGGCTACCGCAGATGATAGAGCGCGTCAGCGAGGCCTACCCGGCGATCAACCTGGAGCTTGATGTCGACATTTCCGTCAATCTGGCCGACAAAGTGGCGAATCACGATATCGACATCGCCTTCCTGATGGGCAAGGTCAATCAGCCGGGCATGATCAACCGACGCCTGTGTCGCTACTCGCTGGTATGGGTGGCGAGCCCGCGCCTGGCGATCCCTGACACACCCTTATCACCGGCCGATCTGGCCAAGTGGCCGATCATCACCTACCCGCGCAAGAGCGAACCCTATACCAACATTCGCTCATTGGTGGATCCCATGAATCACTCGACCCAGATTCATTCGAGCTCGTCACTCTCCACTATCATCCGCATGACGGTCGACGGCATCGGCATCAGCGCCCTGCCCCGCGAGATCATTCAGCAGGAACTGGCCTCGGGGCGACTCAAGCAGTTCGACGTGGAGGTGTCGATTCCAGACCTGGTCTTCAATGCGGCCTACGGCGCGGCACCAGGCGGCAATGTCGTGCACGCTGTGGCCGAGCTCTCTTTTCACACCGTCTCCGAGTGCAACGTCGATACCTGACTCCGCCAGGCGTACCCACTGACGCAAGCTACTGATCCAAATCTTGGATCAATACTGATCTTAATTTTCGAATTGTATAAATCATTGTTTCTGCCTTAACTGTAATGACGTGCATTCAGAGGCAGATCTCCATGTCGTCCGCTAGCTCACTAGATGCTTATTCGACCCCACTGGCCGTTCGCCTTGCCGCCAGGGAAGGCGTATTGACAGGGCCTACCGCAGGCCTGGCCAATGGCTTCGTGCAGGTCAATCTGGTGATACTCCCCGAGGCCCAGGCCAACGGCTTTCTGCGCTTTTGCCAAGCCAATCCCAAGCCGTGCCCGGTACTCGCGGTCAGTGAGCCAGGGGCGAGAGGGTGTGAGGCGCTTGGCGATGACATGGATATTGCTCGAGATGTGCCCGCCTATCGGATTTATCGCAACGGTCAGGCAAGCGACAGCGTCGCTGAGGTAGCAGAGGTGTGGCGCGATGACCTGGTGACCATTGCACTGGGCTGCTCGTTTACCTTCGAGCATGCCTTGCAGCAGGGGGGACTCGAGGTGCGACATGTCGAGCAAGGTCGCAATGTGCCCATGTTCAACACCACGCTCCCCCTGGCCACGGCGGGGGGATTCGGTGGCAACCTGGTGGTGTCTATGCGCCCTTATTCGGCGGCCGACGCCATTCGGGCCATCCAGATCACCACCCGCTTCCCCCAGGCTCACGGTGCACCGGTGCACCTTGGCGATCCCACCCTGATAGGCATCACCAACATCGATTCCCCCGACTACGGGGAAAGCGTGTCAGTGGCTGATGACGAACTGCCGCTTTTCTGGGCCTGCGGCGTGACCCCGCAGCAGGTGTTGATCGATGCGGGTATCACGTTCGCTATCACCCACAGCCCAGGGCATATGCTGCTCACCGATATTCCTGACAGCTGCCTGTCCCTGTTGTAGCTCTACACAAACCCAAGAAAGTGAGGAAAATGCGATGATTACAAGAAACTCCCTCGTCTCCGCTGCTGCCGTCACCCTGGCCGTCGCAGGCTCCCATGCCGTGGCCCAGGAGATCGACGAAACCAGCCTTTCCTATGTCGGCAGCTGGAGCAGCCTGTCGCTGTACCAGAACTTCGAGCGTCCCTTCTGGGAGCGCCATATCCCCGAAGCCTCCGGCGAGCGTATCTCGACGGACGTTACCACCTTCGATCAGATGGGCCTTAGCGGTGGCGAGGTCTATCGTCTGATGGGACGTGACGTGGTGGAGATTGCCTCTACGGTGATCAACTACGCCGTGCAGGATGCACCTGAGCTCGAAGGCCTGGATATGCCGATGCTGGCACCGGATGTGGCAACCGCCAGGGAAGTCGCGGAAGCCTATCGCCCGGTACTGGCCGATGCCTTCGCCAAGCGCTACCAGGATGCGCAACTGCTGGCGGTGGTGCCCTACCCCTCGCAGATGGTGTTCTGCAACGTCGAGATCGATGGCCTCTCGGACCTGGAAGGCAAGAAGGTACGCGCTAGCGGGCGCACCACCGCCGAGTTCCTCGAAGCGCTGGGCGCCGAAGGCATCACGCTCAACTTCAGCGAAGTGCCCGGCGCCCTTCAGCGCGGCGTCGTCGACTGCGCCGTGACCGGCTCGCTGTCGGGCTTCAGCTCTGGCTGGCACGAGGTCTCTACGCACCTCTATCCGCTTCCAGTCGGCGGCTGGGATCACGTCGTCACGGCCATGAACGGCAACAAGTGGGCGTCGCTTTCCAGCGAGACCCAGGAGTGGCTGATGAGCGAGATTCGCGACAACTACGAGAACCCGGTGTGGGAGTCTGCCGTCGAGGAGACCCGCGAGGGGATTGCCTGCCTGACCGGCGAAGGCGAGTGCACGCGAGGCGATGCCGGCAGCATGGTCCTGGTCGAGGCAACGGATGAGGACTACGCCGAGGCCACTCGTCACCTCGAGGAAACCCTGCTGCCTAACTGGGCGAACCGCGTTGACCAGGAGTGGGTCGATCGCTGGAACGAGACCATTGGTTCAGTGACCGGCCTGACAGCGGCCAAGTAATCGCACTGGATCATTGTCGACGACCGGGCTGCCAGCCAGCCCGGTTTCGCTCTGGAGAGAGACATGTTCGCACGGGTCAACACTACCCTCGACAAGCTGCTGGATATGGTACAGATCGGCTCGCTTTGGTTGGCGCGCGCCGGTGGCGTACTGATCCTCGTGACCGTCGCCATGGTGACGATAGAAGTCCTCTCGCGGCGCTTCATGGGACGCTCTGCCGTTCATGCCACCGAGCTCACGGGCTATATCATGGCGATCAGCGCCAGCTGGTCGTTCGCCTTCACCCTGATGCGCAAAGCGCATATCCGCATCGATGCCTTGTACCTGAATTTTCCTGTCAAGGTGCGTGGCGTGCTTGATCTGATCGCGCTGCTGGCCATGGCACTGTTCTGCATCCTGGTGACAGGCGCTGCCTTCGAGATCACCAGCGACTCCTATACCGGCGGCGCCACCGCCAATACTCCCCTCGGCACCCCCATCTGGATACCTCAGGCGCTGTGGTTGCTTGGCCTGACCTGGTTCAGCATTGCGGTCGGCCTGGTCACGCTCCGCGTGCTGTTTGGCCTGCTGGGACGAGATATCGAAGGTGTTCAACGGATCGCCGGTAGCCCGACGCTCGATGAGCAGATAAGCGAAGAAAACAAGGAACCCCTGTCATGATCTTGCTCGCACTGCTGGTACTCCTTGTCCTCCTGCTGATCAGCGTACCGGTCGCGGCAACGCTTATTGCACTGGGGCTTTTCCTGGATGAGTTCTTTTCTCCCCTCCCGCTGGTCAGAGCCATGGGCGACGTGCTCTGGTCGGCCTCGGACAGCTTCCTGCTGATCGCCATCCCCCTTTTCATCCTGCTCGGCGAGATCCTGGTGCGCACCGGTATTGCCAAGGGTACCTATCGTGCTCTTGAGAGCTGGCTATCGTGGCTACCGGGCGGCTTGTTGCATGCCAATATCGGCACCGCGACGCTGTTTTCTGCCACCTCTGGCTCCAGCGTGGCAACCGCCGCCACCATCGGCACCGTGGCGATCCCTCAGGGCAAGGAGATGAAATACGATCCCAAGCTGTTCACCGGGTCGATTGCGGCCGGGGGCACGCTGGGGATCATGATTCCTCCCTCCATCAATCTGATCGTCTACGGCTTCCTGACCGAGACCTCGATTCCTCAGTTGTTTGCGGCGGGGTTGCTTCCCGGGCTTCTGCTGGCGGTGCTGTTCATGGCCGGCACCGCGCTGATCTGCCTGTGGCGCCCAAGCCTCGGCGGCCCCAGCACGCACCACAGCTGGGGAGAGCGCTTCTCGGGGCTCAAGCATCTGGTTCCGGTGCTGCTGCTGTTCGGCATTGTGGTGGGCTCGATCTATGCCGGCTGGGCGACCCCCACCGAGGCGGCCTCCCTGGGGGTGATCGGCGCGCTGCTGATCGCGCTGTTCATGCGCAAGCTATCGCTTGGCATCATCATTGAGGCATTGGACGGCACCATGCGCACCACCGGCATGATCATGCTGATCATAATCGCCTCATATTTCCTCAATTTCGTGCTGGCCTCCACCGGCGTGACCCGTGAGCTGGCCGGCTTTCTGGAGTCGGCGGGCCTCGGGCCCTACTCGACGCTGATGCTGGTGATCGTGCTCTACATCGTACTGGGCTTCTTCATCGAGACCCTGTCGCTGATGGTGATCACCATCCCCATCGTGGCGCCGATCATAATCGCCATGGGCTTTGACCCGGTGTGGTTTGGCATCCTGTTGATCCTGCTGATCGAGATGGCGCTGATCACCCCGCCGGTGGGACTCAACCTCTACGTGGTGCAGGGGGTTCGCCAGGGCGGCTCCTTCAACGACGTGATGCTGGGCGCCATGCCCTACGTCGGCATCATGTTCCTGATGGCCATCGTGCTGATCCTGTTCCCGTCGGTCGCCATGTACCTGCCCAACCTGCTGCGCGGATAGCACCGCACACCACCGACAACCAAGGAGACTCCAATGACAAGGTTTTATCTATCCGAGACAGCGCAGCCCATCGACGTTGAGATCAAGGAGCTGATCATTGCCGGCTGGGCCGGCCGTGAGCAGGCCGCCATTGACGAGCATATCGAGGAACTCAAGGAGATTGGCGTCACGCCACCTTCCTCCACGCCACTGTTCTACCGCGTAGCGGCCAACCAGCTGACCACCGATGCGGCCATTCAGGTACTCGGCGAGGCCTCGAGCGGAGAAGTGGAAATCGTGTTGATCGGCACGCCCCAGGGCACCCTGATGGGCATCGGTTCAGATCATACTGATCGCGAGGCCGAAGCCTGGTCGGTGGCGCACTCCAAGCAGGTCTGCGCCAAGCCCATCAGCCAACAGCTGTGGCGCCTGGACAGCGTGATCGAGCATTGGGATGAGCTGCAGATGAGCGCCTACGCCACCTTCGACGGCAAGGAAGTGCTGTACCAGCAAGGTGCCGTGACGGGGCTGCTGCATCCAACCGAGTTGCTCAAGCGCTTCGGCCTCGAGCAGCCGCAGCTGGCCCCCGGTCAAGCGATGCTGTGCGGTACCCTGCCGGTGATCGGTGGGGTGCGCGCCTCAGAGGCATTTCGTATGGTGCTCGAGGATCCCGTCACCGGTCGCAAACTGGAGCACCGCTACGCCGTCCAGACGCTTGAGGTGGTGGCATGAGCAACACCACACCCTTGAGTCAGCCGAATGGACGCTCGGCGACCCTCGAGGCCTTGCTCGATGGCATGCAAGACGGTCGATGGCAGGCCAGCGACCTGCTCGACGCCAGCCTCAAGAACGCCGACGCTCGGGACGATCCCCGAGCCCAGGTCTACACCCGCCGTTTCGAGCGCACTGCCCGCGCCGAGGCGGCGGCGGCCGATCGACTGCGTGCCGACGGCGTGCCGACGGGCCAGCTGGCCGGGCTGCCGATTGCCCTCAAGGCGCTGTTCGATGTGGCCGGCGAAGTCACCCATGCCGGCTCCCAGGGGTGGCAAACGGCAGCGCAGCGGGATGGCGTTATCGTCGCCCGCCTGCGCCGCGAGGGGGCGGTGTTGACCGGGCATACCAACATGACCGAATTCGCCTACTCCGGGCTGGGACTCAACCCCCACTACGGCACCCCCGACAACCCACTCGCCCCTGGGCGTATCCCCGGCGGCTCCTCGTCGGGGTCTGCCGTGGCGGTAGCTCAGGGCATGGCCGCGGCGGGCATCGGTACCGACACCGGCGGCTCGGTGCGCATCCCCGCCGCGTTCTGCGGGCTGGTGGGTTTCAAGCCCTCCCAGGCTCGCGTTCCCCGTGAGGGCACCTTCCCGCTCTCGGACAGCCTCGACTCGATCGGCCCCATCGCCCGCAGCGTGGCCTGCTGTGCCCGCCTCGATGCGGTGCTCGCCGGCCAGCCCTGGCAGCCTCTGTCAGCCCTGCCCTTGAAGGGGCGGCGCTTCGTCGTGCCTGGCGACTATATGCTCGACGGCATGGATGCAGCGGTGGAAGCCGCCTTTACCCGCAGCCTGGCACTGCTGCGCGACGCTGGCGCCACGCTCATCGAGGCCCCAGCGCCGGTCCTGGCCAGCCTACCGGAGCTGCTCGAAGGGGGCGGCTTTACCGCCGCCGAGAGCTACCACCTGCACCGCCAATGGCTTGGCGAGCATGGCGAGCGCTACGACCCGCGGGTTCGCTCGCGGATCGAGAAGGGCGCTGCCTTGAGCGCGGCGGACTACCTCGAACTGCTGCAGCGCCGGCGCGAACGCCAGCGTCAGGCCGATGCATGGCTCGCCGACTTCGATGGCCTGTTGGCCCCCACCGTGCCGGTGGTCCCGCCGCGCCATGAAGAGGTCGCCAGTGACGATGACTATGCCCGCCTCAATCTGCTGATCCTGCGCAACCCGACGGTGGCCAACCTGCTCGACCTGTGCGCAATCACACTGCCCAATCACGCTCCGGGAGAGCTGCCCAGCGGGTTGATGCTGATCGGCCGCAACGGCGAGGATGCCACCCTGTTGCGCCAGGCGCTGGCGATCGAAGCGGCCATGGAACAGCGATGCTGATCGTTCTGGCGATCAAGCTGGTGGCCACCGCGGTGGTGGTCATCGGCGTGTCCATTGCGGTGGGCAAACTGGGACCTAGACTCGGCGGCATCATTGCCGGCATGCCGATCGTGCTGGGTCCCGGCTACTTTTTCATGCTTCAGGAGCAGTCGCCGGCGTTCATTCGCGAGGCGGCACTCTCGACGCTGCATGCCCTGGTCGCCACGCTGGTATTCAGTATCTGCTTCGTGGTCTCGGCCAGGCGGCTGGGCGCCAGGGCAAGCCTGGCGCTGGCAACCCTGTGCTGGGTCCCTGCGGCACTACTCTTCTCGCAGCTACCGGGCGGGGCGGCCATGGCCGTGCTGATGTACGCCGTGGTGCTGCTGCTGGCCGAGGGCGTGAAGCGCTACCTCAGGCTGAGTCCGCCGCGGGTGGTCGCCGTCTCGGGCTGGTTCGACCTGATCTTGCGCGGCGTGCTAGCCGGCGTGCTGGTGAGCGTCGCCACCACCCTGGCGGCCAATGCCGGTCCGCTGCTCTCCGGCCTCTTGGTGGGCTTTCCCATCGGCCTGCTGACCATCGGCTGGACCCTTCACCAGCGCTATGGCGTCGAGGTGGCCCGCGCCACCGTGAGCATGGCGCAGCAGGGCATGCTGAGCCTGGTGGCCTTCGGCCTGGTGACGGCCGTCCTGGCGGGCACGCTGCCCCCGCTGATCACATTTCTGTCGGCACTGCTTGCCTCGATGGGGGTGAGCGCCGGCCTGTTCATGCTCAGTCAGTGGCGCACCAGACGAGCGTGTGCCAATCCCCCCGCCCTATAACAGAGGAAGCCGATAATATGACGACGCCTGCTCCCGACAACGCCAGCGCGGTGATCGACTCCCGTTCCGGCGGCGAAAACGCCCGCCGCATCCTCAAGCGCGACCCCAACCCACAGCTGTTTCGCCCGGCCAGGTTCCGCTCGGTGGAGAGCCGCAACCGCATCATGATGTCGCCCATGTGCCAGTACTCCGGCCATGACGGACTCTCCAACGATTGGCACTTCGTGCACCT from the Halomonas sp. 1513 genome contains:
- a CDS encoding nitroreductase A, yielding MNPTIELLKSHRSIRKFTDQKIPRELLLELIRAGQAAATSNHVQAYSVIHVTDPAKREMIAELAGGQGYIASCSDFLVLCADMKRPTEASERTGAKVVRGMTEQLLVASIDAALMAQNVVVAAESEGLGICYIGGLRNNPQQISELLELPDHVYPVFGLCLGYPAQDPDVKPRLPVEAILMENTYREEDGQVAAFDATMNRYYSERSGGKKDTDWSRNLSPLFDTKLRPHMREFLVKRGFEMK
- a CDS encoding LysR family transcriptional regulator, with translation MNIRTLETFVWIARLGSFRAAAKRLYASQPSVSARIAGLEDQLGVELFDRIGRHVKLTAKGRELLVYAEKMLNLHSEMLQVVATPTAIHGTIRLGVSETIAHTWLPQMIERVSEAYPAINLELDVDISVNLADKVANHDIDIAFLMGKVNQPGMINRRLCRYSLVWVASPRLAIPDTPLSPADLAKWPIITYPRKSEPYTNIRSLVDPMNHSTQIHSSSSLSTIIRMTVDGIGISALPREIIQQELASGRLKQFDVEVSIPDLVFNAAYGAAPGGNVVHAVAELSFHTVSECNVDT
- a CDS encoding LysR family transcriptional regulator, which gives rise to MTRPYLPLNALRAFEASARLRSFTRAGDELNVTQAAVSHQVKLLEQRLGVVLFKRLPRGLMITAEGEALLPVLGDAFDRMAEMLGRLEGGQVREIMMVGAVGTFAVGWLLPRLAEFQARHPLIDVRLSTHNNRVDMAAEGLDFAIRFGDGAWYGCDAEPLFEAPLSPLCTPRVAATLGAPDDLIQHTLLRSYRENEWPSWFAAAGIPHPPPLVRGITFDSSLAMMEAATQGAGVALAPPRMFERQLATASIVQPFATTTSLGRYWLTRQISRAPSAAMATFRDWLQDAVHQAYGEAA
- a CDS encoding TRAP transporter small permease protein, with the translated sequence MFARVNTTLDKLLDMVQIGSLWLARAGGVLILVTVAMVTIEVLSRRFMGRSAVHATELTGYIMAISASWSFAFTLMRKAHIRIDALYLNFPVKVRGVLDLIALLAMALFCILVTGAAFEITSDSYTGGATANTPLGTPIWIPQALWLLGLTWFSIAVGLVTLRVLFGLLGRDIEGVQRIAGSPTLDEQISEENKEPLS
- a CDS encoding YfcE family phosphodiesterase, whose product is MQAISSARPIGVISDTHGLLRPEALAMLEGCGVILHLGDVGSREEDAAILERLGELAPLATVRGNIDTAPWAEALPTTLGLSVNGWRLHLVHILEAFDPATPCDAVLHGHSHKPRNQWRDDRLLFNPGAAGKRRFRLPITLGKLWADERGLRGAILHLPL
- a CDS encoding C4-dicarboxylate ABC transporter substrate-binding protein, producing the protein MITRNSLVSAAAVTLAVAGSHAVAQEIDETSLSYVGSWSSLSLYQNFERPFWERHIPEASGERISTDVTTFDQMGLSGGEVYRLMGRDVVEIASTVINYAVQDAPELEGLDMPMLAPDVATAREVAEAYRPVLADAFAKRYQDAQLLAVVPYPSQMVFCNVEIDGLSDLEGKKVRASGRTTAEFLEALGAEGITLNFSEVPGALQRGVVDCAVTGSLSGFSSGWHEVSTHLYPLPVGGWDHVVTAMNGNKWASLSSETQEWLMSEIRDNYENPVWESAVEETREGIACLTGEGECTRGDAGSMVLVEATDEDYAEATRHLEETLLPNWANRVDQEWVDRWNETIGSVTGLTAAK
- a CDS encoding tRNA-specific adenosine deaminase, whose amino-acid sequence is METLLNANAELSDAALSAIAHMPTASLPALMDEPFAQRLSDADMMRIAVLLAQKSYDEGGCPIGAVIIDNATRRILGKGHNTLVQENHPYHHGETSAIRDAGRIDFSRTTLFTSLSPCEICATLVHMRGFDRVVVGDVTNASGTEALLRSKGVEVEVLEDARGIELYARFRAEKPELDREDWQGLSGGK
- a CDS encoding cobalamin biosynthesis protein CbiX; the protein is MRKILLVDNGSLRPQAALNLRRLADELSQASGEAVEAASLLHSYKIPPEQLGGRKAVSMGPLAEQAAAQGVTELVIVPFFFGPSQALTRYLPERLAEVQASHPKLSIKVALPLVDSQAPLDLRLAQVLADNVRERMPGLARPKVVLVDHGSPIPEVTAVRNYLAGQLSVLLAEEASCVTFASMERRDGDAYRFNEPLLETLLASPAMAQGDVILAMLFLSPGRHAGEGGDIAEICEQAMAHAPALNVTTTRLVGEHDGIMEILATRLQQGLAGEPLLLEMTPSASASSRPV